Proteins encoded together in one Flavobacterium keumense window:
- a CDS encoding tetratricopeptide repeat protein, with translation MKHLVYIFLFITSFVFAQSGFEKGNVLYQKGQYQQAIQAYESVLDNHQQSADLYFNLGNCYYKLNKVAPAIYNYEKALVLHPEDVDIANNLKFAQKLTIDEVKEVPKVGFAKLLRDFTEMCHYNTWAWISVVFGLLFLGFFIGYYFSPATVSKRIFFFGMFVWILFLLISVGAAIFEKNHFVDERPAIVFAEVTEVKSEPQKASPATFVVHEGTKVFVEETLGKWKKIQLTDGTEGWIESATIREVK, from the coding sequence ATGAAACATTTAGTTTATATATTTTTATTCATTACTTCTTTTGTATTCGCTCAAAGCGGATTTGAAAAAGGGAATGTTTTGTATCAAAAAGGGCAATACCAACAAGCCATTCAGGCTTATGAAAGCGTGTTGGATAACCACCAACAATCAGCGGACTTGTATTTCAATTTAGGAAATTGTTATTACAAATTGAATAAAGTAGCACCAGCGATTTATAATTATGAGAAAGCTTTGGTACTACATCCCGAAGATGTTGATATTGCCAATAATTTGAAATTTGCGCAGAAATTAACTATTGATGAGGTAAAAGAAGTGCCGAAAGTAGGCTTTGCCAAACTACTTCGTGATTTCACGGAAATGTGTCATTACAATACTTGGGCGTGGATTTCGGTAGTCTTTGGATTGTTGTTTTTAGGATTTTTTATTGGGTATTATTTTTCTCCAGCCACAGTTTCAAAACGCATTTTCTTTTTTGGAATGTTTGTATGGATTCTGTTTCTGTTAATTAGTGTGGGAGCGGCTATTTTTGAAAAAAATCATTTTGTAGACGAACGTCCAGCCATCGTTTTTGCGGAAGTAACTGAGGTGAAAAGCGAACCTCAAAAAGCGAGTCCTGCCACTTTTGTAGTTCACGAAGGGACTAAAGTTTTTGTCGAAGAAACCTTGGGCAAATGGAAAAAAATTCAATTGACAGACGGCACTGAGGGTTGGATTGAATCCGCAACTATTAGAGAAGTGAAATAA
- a CDS encoding BatD family protein: MKKYILLLLISFQGLLAQVQFEAKVSRNTLGLNERLRVDFIMNVDGDNFVQPNFEGFRVIAGPSQQISQSWINGRSSFEKIYSYFLLPLQKGNLVIRQAVIEFNGQLYKTAPVRVTVTNPVQQQADPNDPSAPQISADNNIYLVADISKTNPYINEPITVVYKLYFSYNIGISNWRELDKPKYNDFWSQNIDIKQLVAEEGMFKGQRYRFVTLRKTVLYPQKSGKLRIEPLALDIDVQLPTNRRDMFGRVLITEGNKRVSAGTKTINVKALPEAGKPEGFTGAVGNFDFKVTPTKTNLKNGESLDLVVSVSGKGNLKLFDLPKPVAPNALEMYDAVHKEGVNTGLSGMTGKISDTYTIVPQYKGKYPIKPMQFSYFDLSSGTYKTISSNEILINVLDGPAVTNAVASNTGANKNKIEKSEQFKFIKLKTKLEPLQRQDFFGSLWYYVLLFLPFIALPIVVLLRRRKEALAGDVTGNRIRMNNRLAKKYLSEAKKQINNKEPFYVALEKAMHNFLKAKLHIETSEMSKDNIQELLLSRNANPEVVADFIALTENCELARYAPASSTSIQNDFDKAVLIISELEKQI; encoded by the coding sequence ATGAAAAAATACATACTGCTATTATTAATCAGTTTTCAAGGACTATTGGCTCAAGTACAATTTGAGGCAAAAGTTAGCAGAAACACGCTCGGTTTGAACGAAAGACTTCGAGTAGATTTTATAATGAATGTAGATGGAGATAATTTTGTTCAGCCTAATTTTGAAGGTTTCCGAGTGATTGCAGGCCCAAGTCAGCAAATCAGTCAATCGTGGATTAACGGACGAAGTTCTTTTGAAAAAATATATTCTTATTTTTTATTGCCTTTACAAAAAGGAAATTTGGTCATTCGACAAGCGGTAATTGAATTTAATGGGCAATTGTATAAAACAGCGCCCGTTAGAGTTACAGTAACTAACCCAGTACAGCAGCAGGCAGATCCAAATGACCCAAGCGCACCTCAAATTTCAGCCGATAATAACATTTACCTTGTAGCCGATATTTCTAAAACCAATCCGTACATCAACGAACCGATTACGGTGGTGTACAAATTGTATTTCAGCTACAATATTGGAATATCCAATTGGCGCGAATTGGACAAACCTAAATACAATGATTTTTGGAGTCAGAACATTGACATTAAACAATTAGTTGCCGAAGAAGGGATGTTCAAAGGACAACGCTATCGCTTTGTAACCTTGCGAAAAACGGTATTGTATCCTCAAAAATCAGGAAAACTAAGAATAGAACCTTTAGCGTTAGATATCGATGTACAATTGCCAACTAATCGTAGGGATATGTTTGGTAGAGTACTAATTACTGAAGGTAACAAACGTGTTTCGGCCGGAACCAAAACAATCAATGTAAAAGCACTTCCTGAAGCGGGTAAACCAGAAGGTTTTACAGGAGCGGTGGGGAACTTTGATTTTAAAGTAACGCCAACAAAAACCAATCTAAAAAACGGAGAAAGTTTGGATTTAGTGGTGAGTGTAAGTGGGAAAGGAAATCTGAAACTGTTTGATTTACCCAAACCCGTAGCGCCTAATGCACTCGAAATGTATGATGCGGTTCATAAAGAAGGAGTTAACACAGGTTTGTCGGGAATGACAGGAAAGATTTCGGATACTTACACGATTGTTCCGCAATACAAAGGAAAATATCCAATTAAACCGATGCAGTTTAGTTATTTTGATTTGAGTTCAGGAACATACAAAACAATAAGTTCTAACGAAATTCTAATTAATGTATTGGATGGACCAGCAGTAACAAATGCTGTAGCTTCGAATACAGGGGCGAATAAAAACAAAATTGAAAAATCAGAACAATTCAAATTCATCAAATTAAAAACAAAATTAGAGCCTTTACAACGCCAAGATTTCTTTGGATCGTTATGGTATTATGTATTGTTGTTCTTACCATTTATTGCGCTGCCGATAGTAGTTCTTCTTAGAAGAAGAAAAGAAGCTTTAGCAGGAGATGTGACGGGTAATCGAATCCGAATGAACAACCGATTGGCTAAAAAATATTTGTCAGAAGCCAAAAAACAAATCAACAACAAAGAGCCGTTTTATGTGGCTTTGGAAAAAGCGATGCACAATTTCTTGAAAGCCAAATTACACATTGAAACTTCGGAAATGAGTAAAGATAATATTCAAGAATTATTATTGTCTCGCAATGCCAATCCAGAAGTGGTTGCTGATTTTATTGCCTTAACTGAAAATTGTGAGTTGGCTCGTTATGCACCCGCCTCAAGCACGTCTATTCAGAATGATTTTGATAAAGCAGTGTTGATTATTTCAGAACTAGAAAAACAAATATAA
- a CDS encoding tetratricopeptide repeat protein, producing the protein MIKKVFLSILLVFSLAITAQEKDALLPKANEDFAAKKYADAEANYRISHSKFPRRTVALYNLGNAIYRQNQFSESKMAFAKALKNIKTRSQKHKAFHNLGNVFMKEKNYSQAVEAYKNALRNNPEDEETRYNYALAKKMLKDNPPKDDKNKDKNKDKNKDKDKKDDKKDGENKDKNKDKGDQNKDKKYDKGDKDKNKSDKKDDSSKNQGQPKPNPGGISQQRVQNLLDAVNNEEKKVQNKVNAQKVKGKPVQTEKDW; encoded by the coding sequence ATGATTAAAAAGGTATTTCTATCTATTTTGCTCGTGTTTTCTTTGGCAATTACAGCCCAAGAGAAAGATGCTCTTTTGCCCAAAGCAAATGAAGACTTTGCAGCAAAAAAGTATGCTGATGCCGAAGCCAATTATAGAATTTCACATTCTAAATTCCCAAGAAGAACGGTAGCTTTGTACAATTTAGGAAATGCGATTTACCGTCAAAACCAATTTTCGGAATCCAAAATGGCATTTGCTAAAGCATTAAAAAATATCAAAACACGTTCGCAAAAACACAAAGCCTTTCACAATTTGGGGAATGTGTTTATGAAAGAGAAAAACTATTCACAGGCGGTCGAAGCTTATAAAAATGCGCTTCGCAACAATCCTGAGGATGAAGAAACGCGTTACAACTATGCTTTGGCTAAAAAAATGCTGAAAGACAATCCGCCAAAAGACGATAAGAATAAAGATAAAAATAAGGACAAGAACAAAGACAAAGATAAAAAGGACGACAAGAAAGACGGAGAGAATAAAGATAAGAACAAGGATAAAGGCGACCAAAATAAAGACAAAAAGTACGACAAAGGAGATAAAGATAAAAACAAGTCGGATAAAAAAGATGATTCGTCTAAAAATCAAGGACAACCAAAACCCAATCCAGGTGGAATTTCGCAGCAGCGCGTTCAGAATTTGTTGGATGCTGTGAATAATGAAGAAAAGAAAGTTCAGAATAAAGTCAATGCTCAAAAAGTAAAAGGAAAACCAGTCCAAACAGAAAAAGATTGGTAA
- a CDS encoding VWA domain-containing protein: MELDEKKYLYLLFLLPILVLVFLFNQYWKRKKQREFGDLELVQRLSPDSSVFKPILKLGVLLLALTGLILGLVNPKIGTKMETVKREGIDIVFAIDVSKSMLCEDVAPSRLEKSKQLVSQIINQLGNDRIGIVAYAGSSFPVLPITTDYSVAKMFLQSMNTEMVSSVGTSLDEAIKLSATYFDDKKTSKLLILVSDGEDHSEGAEAAAEEANKLGIKIITIGVGTPNGGTIPLRRNGVLEGLKRDNNNEVVITKLNSESLTAIAKATKGGYVNGANTKQVIDYVKNALNNIEKTEFEATQMADFQSQFQWFLGFAFLLLFADVFLLERKTKWVNQLNLFNEKEQ, from the coding sequence ATGGAATTAGACGAGAAAAAATATTTGTACTTACTTTTCCTATTACCAATTTTGGTGTTGGTTTTTCTTTTCAATCAATATTGGAAGCGAAAAAAGCAACGTGAATTTGGTGACTTAGAATTGGTGCAACGGTTGAGCCCAGATAGTTCGGTATTCAAACCTATTTTAAAATTAGGAGTCTTACTTTTGGCTTTAACAGGTTTGATTTTAGGCTTGGTCAATCCAAAAATTGGCACTAAAATGGAAACCGTAAAACGAGAAGGAATCGACATTGTTTTTGCCATAGACGTTTCTAAAAGTATGCTGTGCGAAGATGTAGCGCCGAGTCGTTTGGAAAAGAGTAAGCAGTTGGTTTCCCAAATTATCAATCAATTGGGTAACGACAGAATTGGAATTGTAGCTTATGCGGGCAGTTCGTTTCCAGTTTTGCCCATTACAACCGATTATAGTGTAGCCAAAATGTTTCTGCAAAGTATGAACACCGAAATGGTTTCGTCTGTAGGAACGTCTTTGGATGAAGCAATAAAATTGTCGGCTACGTATTTTGATGACAAAAAAACGAGCAAATTATTGATTTTAGTTTCCGATGGAGAAGACCATTCAGAAGGTGCCGAAGCCGCTGCGGAAGAAGCCAATAAACTAGGCATTAAAATCATTACAATAGGGGTGGGAACTCCAAATGGCGGAACTATTCCGTTACGACGCAATGGGGTTTTAGAAGGTTTGAAAAGGGACAATAACAACGAAGTGGTAATTACGAAATTGAATTCTGAAAGTTTGACCGCTATCGCTAAAGCTACCAAAGGAGGCTATGTGAATGGTGCCAACACCAAACAGGTAATTGATTACGTGAAAAACGCCCTGAATAATATTGAAAAAACCGAATTTGAAGCGACTCAAATGGCCGATTTCCAGTCGCAATTTCAGTGGTTTTTAGGATTTGCATTTTTGTTATTATTTGCAGATGTTTTTCTATTGGAACGCAAAACTAAATGGGTGAATCAACTCAATTTGTTTAATGAAAAGGAACAATAA
- a CDS encoding vWA domain-containing protein, with translation MEKISFLNPEFFWLLLLIPAAGAWLYLKRNQQTATLKISSTAGFSGSKSFFVKLYPFLGVFRLLALTALIVAMARPRTVDVSNKTKTTKGIDIVMAIDVSGSMLAKDLKPNRMEALKKVASSFVDERPNDRIGLVVYASEAYTKTPVTSDKAIIQQAIGSIKYDNVLQDGTGIGMGLATAVNRLKDSKAKSKVIILLTDGVNNAGFIEPETASDIAKQYGIKVYTVGIGTNGMAEFPYAIAPNGQFLFRMMQVEIDEQLMKNIARKTDGKYFRATSNSKLEEIYAAINKLETTEIQELKFYDYDEKFRPFVWLAGLFLLLEIGLRNTVYRSFI, from the coding sequence ATGGAAAAAATAAGCTTTTTAAATCCAGAATTTTTTTGGTTGTTGCTATTGATTCCAGCAGCAGGTGCTTGGTTGTATTTGAAAAGAAACCAACAAACGGCGACTTTAAAGATAAGTTCAACGGCAGGGTTCTCAGGTTCTAAATCATTTTTTGTGAAGTTGTATCCCTTTTTAGGAGTATTTCGATTATTGGCATTAACAGCTTTAATTGTAGCTATGGCAAGACCTAGAACGGTTGATGTTAGTAACAAAACAAAGACTACGAAAGGAATTGATATTGTAATGGCGATTGACGTTTCTGGGAGTATGTTGGCCAAGGATTTGAAACCCAACCGAATGGAAGCGCTAAAAAAAGTAGCTTCTAGTTTTGTTGACGAAAGACCTAACGATAGAATCGGATTAGTGGTGTATGCCTCAGAAGCCTATACGAAAACGCCTGTAACAAGTGATAAAGCGATTATTCAACAAGCTATTGGGAGCATTAAATACGATAATGTATTGCAAGATGGAACGGGAATTGGAATGGGATTAGCAACAGCCGTCAACCGTTTGAAAGATAGCAAGGCCAAAAGCAAAGTGATTATTCTGTTAACGGATGGTGTAAATAACGCCGGATTTATTGAGCCCGAAACGGCTTCGGATATTGCTAAACAATACGGAATCAAGGTATACACGGTTGGAATTGGAACTAACGGGATGGCAGAGTTTCCGTATGCGATTGCACCCAACGGACAGTTTTTATTCCGTATGATGCAGGTAGAAATTGACGAACAGTTGATGAAAAATATTGCCCGTAAAACAGACGGAAAATATTTCAGAGCAACTAGTAATTCTAAGTTAGAAGAAATATACGCAGCCATCAATAAACTAGAAACCACTGAAATTCAGGAGTTGAAATTTTATGATTATGACGAGAAATTTCGCCCGTTTGTTTGGTTAGCAGGTTTGTTTTTGTTGTTAGAAATTGGATTGCGAAATACAGTATACCGATCATTTATTTAA
- a CDS encoding DUF58 domain-containing protein, which yields MDTKDLLKKVRKIEIKTRRLSDHIFSGEYHTSFKGRGMTFSEVRQYQYGDDIRAIDWNVTARYNEAHVKVFEEERELTMMLMVDISGSESFGSKNQFKKDIVTEIAATMAFSATQNNDKIGLILFSDEIELYIPPKKGRSHVLRIIRELIEFEPKSNKTDLAQALKFLSGTQKKKAIVFVISDFMTQEYEQTLKIASKKHDITGIRVYDIREEKMPNLGMVPMLDAETGAVQLVDTGSKSVRMDYEKYYHDRVAYFKETFSKSGSGVVNTRVDESYVTKLLGYFKSR from the coding sequence ATGGATACAAAAGACCTACTCAAAAAAGTCCGAAAAATAGAAATCAAAACCCGTAGATTGAGTGATCATATCTTTTCGGGAGAATATCATACGTCTTTTAAGGGACGCGGGATGACTTTTAGCGAAGTACGTCAATACCAATATGGAGACGATATCCGAGCCATTGACTGGAATGTAACCGCGCGTTATAACGAGGCACATGTCAAGGTTTTTGAAGAAGAACGCGAATTGACGATGATGTTAATGGTTGATATTTCGGGTTCGGAGAGTTTTGGTTCCAAGAATCAGTTTAAAAAAGACATTGTGACTGAAATTGCCGCCACGATGGCTTTTTCGGCAACGCAAAACAACGATAAGATTGGATTGATTTTGTTTTCAGATGAAATCGAATTGTACATTCCACCCAAAAAAGGACGATCGCATGTGTTGCGAATCATTCGCGAACTCATCGAGTTTGAACCTAAAAGCAACAAGACCGATTTGGCGCAAGCCCTAAAATTCTTGTCGGGAACGCAGAAAAAGAAAGCCATTGTTTTTGTTATTTCTGATTTTATGACACAGGAATACGAACAAACATTAAAAATTGCTTCTAAAAAACACGACATTACGGGAATTCGAGTGTACGATATTCGCGAAGAAAAAATGCCGAATCTAGGAATGGTGCCTATGTTAGACGCCGAAACAGGAGCAGTACAATTAGTAGATACAGGTTCTAAATCAGTTCGTATGGATTATGAAAAATACTATCACGATCGCGTGGCGTATTTTAAAGAAACCTTTAGTAAATCAGGTTCTGGAGTAGTAAATACCAGAGTTGATGAAAGTTATGTAACCAAATTATTAGGGTATTTTAAATCGAGATAA
- a CDS encoding AAA family ATPase: protein MEENTATLDIRAINEKIERESAFIDLLTMEMNKVIVGQKHMVERLLIGLLGQGHILLEGVPGLAKTLAINTLSQAVAGSFSRIQFTPDLLPADVVGTMIYNIKQNEFSIKKGPIFANFVLADEINRAPAKVQSALLEAMQEKQVTIGDTTFKLDKPFLVLATQNPIEQEGTYPLPEAQVDRFMLKTVIDYPKMDEERLVIRQNLNGNFEKVNQVVSIDQILRAQEAVREVYMDEKIEKYILDIIFATRYPEKYKLADLKPLISFGSSPRGSINLANAAKCYAFIKRRGYVIPEDVRAVVHDVLRHRIGVTYEAEAENITSVDIINKIVNEVEVP from the coding sequence ATGGAAGAGAATACAGCGACTTTAGACATTAGAGCAATTAATGAGAAAATAGAAAGAGAAAGTGCTTTTATTGATCTCCTTACTATGGAAATGAACAAGGTAATTGTGGGTCAAAAGCACATGGTAGAACGATTGTTAATTGGGCTTTTGGGCCAAGGACATATTCTATTAGAAGGGGTTCCAGGACTGGCTAAAACCTTAGCGATTAATACGCTTTCGCAAGCCGTTGCAGGTTCGTTTAGCCGAATCCAATTTACACCAGACTTATTGCCTGCCGATGTAGTGGGAACGATGATTTACAACATCAAGCAAAATGAATTTTCAATCAAAAAGGGACCTATTTTTGCCAATTTCGTCTTAGCCGATGAGATTAACCGTGCACCAGCCAAAGTACAATCGGCTCTGTTAGAGGCAATGCAAGAAAAACAAGTAACGATTGGTGATACTACTTTTAAGTTAGACAAACCCTTTTTGGTTTTGGCAACACAAAACCCAATTGAACAAGAAGGGACGTATCCTTTGCCTGAAGCACAAGTCGATCGTTTTATGTTGAAAACGGTGATTGATTATCCAAAAATGGATGAAGAACGATTGGTTATTCGTCAAAATCTAAATGGAAATTTTGAAAAAGTAAACCAAGTGGTTTCTATCGATCAAATTTTGCGCGCGCAAGAAGCCGTTCGTGAAGTATATATGGACGAGAAAATTGAGAAATATATTCTAGATATTATTTTCGCTACGCGTTACCCCGAAAAATACAAATTAGCCGACTTGAAGCCGTTGATTAGTTTTGGTTCTTCGCCACGTGGAAGCATCAATTTGGCGAATGCCGCTAAATGTTATGCCTTCATCAAGCGTCGTGGGTATGTAATTCCAGAAGATGTTCGTGCCGTAGTTCATGATGTATTGCGTCATAGAATTGGCGTTACGTATGAAGCAGAAGCCGAAAACATCACTTCTGTTGATATCATCAACAAAATCGTAAACGAAGTTGAAGTTCCTTAA
- a CDS encoding aldo/keto reductase, with product MSKTALSPIIAGAMNWGIWDKNLNTKEMDNIIHLCLENKITTFDHADIYGDYTTEADFGKALVSSKIDRTKIQLISKCGIQMVTKNRNNSIKHYEYSKDYIIWSVENSLKNLATDYLDVLLLHRPSPLMQADEIAEAVAKLKSDGKIVDFGLSNFTVSQTELIRQKTEVNFNQIQFSASHHEAMLDGSLDYMQVHGIRPMSWNPLGSVFREDNEQTRRMKKLLAQLVSKYGVGSDTILLSWILQHPARVIPIAGTVNVARIQALMKATELPLEKEDWFAIWTESMGKNVP from the coding sequence ATGAGTAAAACAGCTTTATCTCCTATTATTGCAGGAGCAATGAATTGGGGAATTTGGGACAAAAATCTCAATACCAAAGAAATGGATAATATCATTCATCTTTGTTTAGAGAACAAAATTACCACTTTTGATCATGCCGATATTTATGGCGATTATACTACCGAAGCCGATTTTGGAAAAGCTTTGGTTTCCAGTAAAATTGACCGAACTAAAATTCAATTGATTTCGAAGTGCGGTATCCAAATGGTAACCAAAAACCGAAATAATTCGATCAAACATTACGAATATTCGAAAGACTACATTATTTGGTCTGTGGAGAATTCATTGAAAAACTTAGCAACAGATTATTTAGACGTGCTTTTATTGCACCGCCCAAGCCCATTGATGCAAGCTGACGAGATTGCCGAAGCGGTAGCAAAATTAAAATCTGATGGAAAAATTGTAGATTTTGGTTTGTCTAATTTCACTGTTTCACAAACCGAATTGATTCGTCAAAAAACCGAAGTTAACTTCAATCAGATTCAGTTTTCAGCTTCACATCACGAGGCTATGTTGGATGGAAGTTTAGATTATATGCAAGTTCATGGTATTCGACCTATGTCTTGGAATCCACTGGGGAGTGTATTTAGAGAAGATAATGAGCAAACCCGACGCATGAAAAAATTATTGGCGCAATTAGTTTCGAAATATGGAGTAGGATCCGACACGATTTTATTGTCTTGGATTTTGCAACATCCTGCAAGAGTAATTCCAATTGCCGGAACGGTAAACGTAGCACGAATTCAAGCCCTGATGAAAGCTACCGAATTGCCTTTAGAAAAAGAAGATTGGTTTGCCATTTGGACTGAAAGTATGGGTAAAAATGTGCCTTAA
- a CDS encoding SDR family NAD(P)-dependent oxidoreductase, producing the protein MNKIALITGATSGIGKATAVILAKNNYKLVLCGRRQDRLDELEQELSEFTSIHTLQFDVRDKEAVFEQIGSLPDAFSTIDILINNAGNAHGLDPIQTGSLDDWDAMIDGNIKGLLYVSKAIIPQMIERKSGHIINIGSTAAKEVYPNGNVYCATKHAVDALNQGMRIDLNSFGIRVGAIHPGMVSTEFSNIRFKGDDEKAQNVYKGFQPLVAEDIADIIHFVVSRPYHVNIADLVVMPTAQANSGIVNRSL; encoded by the coding sequence ATGAATAAAATAGCCTTAATAACTGGAGCTACTAGCGGAATTGGAAAAGCAACTGCCGTAATTTTAGCCAAAAATAACTACAAATTAGTGCTTTGTGGCCGTCGCCAAGATCGTTTGGATGAACTTGAACAGGAACTTTCTGAGTTCACATCTATACATACTTTACAGTTCGACGTTCGAGATAAAGAAGCTGTTTTTGAACAAATTGGTTCGTTGCCAGATGCTTTTTCTACAATTGATATTCTAATCAACAATGCGGGTAATGCACACGGTTTAGATCCCATTCAAACGGGAAGTCTAGACGATTGGGACGCTATGATAGATGGCAATATCAAAGGGCTGTTGTATGTTTCGAAAGCAATTATTCCACAAATGATTGAACGAAAATCAGGACATATCATCAACATTGGCTCCACCGCCGCCAAAGAAGTATACCCAAATGGGAATGTATATTGTGCTACCAAACACGCTGTAGATGCTTTGAACCAAGGAATGCGCATTGATTTAAATTCGTTTGGCATTCGCGTAGGCGCCATTCATCCAGGTATGGTCTCCACCGAATTTAGCAATATCCGTTTTAAAGGCGATGATGAAAAAGCGCAAAATGTGTACAAGGGTTTTCAACCTCTTGTTGCTGAAGACATTGCCGATATTATCCATTTTGTGGTATCTAGACCCTATCATGTAAATATTGCCGATTTGGTGGTAATGCCTACCGCTCAAGCCAATTCAGGAATTGTGAATCGTTCTTTGTAA
- a CDS encoding metallophosphoesterase family protein — MRTLVIGDIHGGLRALHQILERAKFGLNDKLIFLGDYVDGWSQSPEVIDLLISMKETHNVVCIRGNHDDLLLDWLKHGTDNPQWHQHGGEATIAAYQKRDEKTLASHIRFLEALDDYHLDNQNRLFIHAGFTNMNGIDFEYFPKLFYWDRTLWETALALDKNMKTTDIAYPKRFTLYNEIFIGHTPVSRIGKTTPVQMANIWNVDTGAAFRGPLTIMDVDSKVFWQSENLDILYPNEKGRN; from the coding sequence ATGAGAACATTAGTTATTGGAGACATTCACGGTGGATTGCGTGCATTACATCAAATCTTGGAAAGAGCCAAATTTGGTCTAAATGACAAACTCATTTTTTTAGGGGATTATGTGGATGGCTGGAGCCAATCGCCAGAAGTAATTGATTTATTGATTTCAATGAAAGAAACACACAATGTTGTTTGTATTCGTGGCAATCATGATGATTTATTATTGGACTGGCTCAAACATGGAACTGACAATCCGCAATGGCACCAACACGGTGGAGAGGCAACTATTGCAGCTTATCAAAAACGAGATGAAAAAACGTTAGCATCCCATATCCGTTTCTTAGAAGCATTAGACGATTATCATCTTGACAACCAAAATAGATTGTTTATTCACGCCGGATTTACCAATATGAACGGTATTGATTTTGAATATTTTCCGAAACTTTTTTATTGGGACAGAACCCTTTGGGAAACCGCATTGGCCTTGGATAAAAACATGAAAACAACCGATATTGCTTATCCAAAACGCTTTACTTTATATAACGAAATCTTCATTGGCCACACACCTGTTTCAAGAATTGGAAAAACAACTCCTGTTCAAATGGCCAATATTTGGAATGTAGATACCGGAGCCGCTTTTAGAGGTCCATTAACCATTATGGATGTGGATTCTAAAGTCTTTTGGCAAAGTGAAAATTTAGACATTTTGTACCCTAACGAGAAAGGAAGAAATTAA
- a CDS encoding 3-hydroxyanthranilate 3,4-dioxygenase, with the protein MAIAKPFNLNQWIDENRHLLKPPVGNKNVYTESGDYIVMIVAGPNARKDYHYNETEELFYQLEGSIKVIIQEDGERKEMELNAGDMYLNPAKIPHSPVRSEGSIGLVIERKRAGLGFTDGLLWHCENCNHKLHEVYFELHNIEKDFLSHFEHFYSSETLRTCSKCGTVMESDPRFVAKK; encoded by the coding sequence ATGGCTATTGCAAAACCGTTCAACTTGAATCAATGGATTGACGAAAACCGTCATTTATTGAAACCGCCTGTTGGTAATAAAAATGTATATACTGAATCAGGCGATTATATCGTGATGATTGTGGCAGGACCAAATGCCAGAAAAGATTACCATTACAATGAAACAGAAGAGCTGTTTTACCAATTAGAAGGGAGTATCAAAGTCATCATTCAAGAAGACGGGGAGCGCAAAGAGATGGAATTGAATGCAGGAGATATGTATCTGAATCCAGCCAAAATTCCGCATTCACCAGTTCGTTCAGAAGGCTCCATCGGTTTAGTTATCGAGCGCAAAAGAGCAGGATTAGGTTTTACAGACGGATTGCTTTGGCACTGTGAAAATTGCAATCACAAATTACATGAAGTCTATTTTGAACTACACAATATTGAAAAAGACTTTTTATCTCATTTTGAACATTTTTATAGTTCAGAAACCTTACGAACATGTTCTAAATGTGGTACCGTTATGGAATCTGATCCAAGATTTGTAGCTAAGAAATAA